From the genome of Sulfitobacter mediterraneus, one region includes:
- a CDS encoding lytic transglycosylase domain-containing protein yields the protein MKSKLPHILVLCLLPGIALSQGVPTDDSGLTARDIVETGDRETDLAIQADKLSVRELIAEIEREQLATLQRILDAQTSFGGQGLPAMVSGLESGSGDPARSVETVYGNAEIDPNPGGAQMFGDAAENIEQLIIRVAQETSGFAGVGRAGLSPVQWRALLQALIWQESRFTIGARSPVGAFGLTQIMPGTASDLGINPEYYDSPYLQVHGGARYLAAQLNTFDGNIINALAAYNAGPGRVFEYGGVPPFAETQHYVQVIPERYNLYLSRIGGIEALGTIDPALLANANLSFTGHGAAYYGNNAPAAIRQAALRIADIVERISTTEDVQDSVALNTYARAELVRLVAARIRLQAARTRVLSAEELAQASARLAEGAFMDFTIREIE from the coding sequence TTGAAGTCTAAACTGCCCCATATCCTCGTGCTTTGCCTGCTGCCCGGCATCGCCCTTTCCCAAGGCGTGCCGACCGATGACAGCGGGCTGACCGCGCGCGATATCGTCGAGACCGGAGATCGCGAGACCGACCTTGCGATCCAGGCGGACAAGCTGTCCGTGCGCGAGCTCATTGCCGAGATCGAACGCGAGCAACTCGCAACCCTGCAGCGCATCCTCGATGCCCAGACCAGCTTCGGCGGTCAGGGCCTACCGGCAATGGTCTCCGGGCTGGAAAGCGGCAGCGGCGATCCAGCCCGTTCCGTCGAAACGGTCTACGGCAATGCCGAGATCGACCCCAATCCCGGCGGCGCACAGATGTTCGGGGATGCCGCCGAAAACATTGAGCAACTCATCATCCGCGTCGCTCAGGAAACCAGCGGTTTCGCGGGCGTGGGCCGCGCGGGCCTCTCCCCCGTTCAATGGCGCGCGTTGTTGCAGGCGCTCATCTGGCAGGAAAGCCGCTTCACCATCGGTGCGCGGTCGCCTGTCGGGGCCTTTGGCCTCACCCAGATCATGCCCGGCACGGCCAGCGATCTCGGGATCAACCCGGAATATTATGACAGCCCCTACCTGCAGGTGCATGGCGGCGCGCGGTACCTGGCGGCCCAGCTCAACACCTTCGACGGCAATATCATCAACGCGCTCGCGGCCTATAACGCCGGACCCGGCCGAGTCTTCGAATATGGCGGCGTCCCGCCTTTCGCCGAGACCCAGCACTACGTCCAGGTCATCCCCGAACGCTACAATCTCTACCTCAGCCGCATCGGCGGGATCGAAGCGCTCGGCACGATCGACCCCGCATTACTGGCCAATGCCAACCTCTCGTTCACCGGGCATGGCGCGGCCTATTATGGCAACAACGCGCCCGCCGCGATCAGGCAAGCCGCCCTGCGCATCGCGGACATCGTCGAGCGGATTTCCACGACCGAAGATGTGCAGGATAGCGTCGCGCTCAACACCTATGCGCGCGCCGAACTCGTGCGTCTCGTGGCCGCCCGTATCCGGCTACAGGCAGCCCGCACCCGCGTCCTGAGCGCCGAAGAATTGGCCCAGGCC